GATCCCCAAAATGTTATCGGTGTTATCCTAGATCGTAACGAAAATGACATGTATCGAATAGGCGTGAGAGATGGGATACTCAAGGGGCACTATAGTAGGAGCCAATTTGATATCTGCAGCCATCAACTGTATAGTATTGATGAAATAAGTGCAGACAAGGAAATAGGACTTCATCAAGCAGTACAGCAATCATCTAGGTTTGGTGGTCAAGGTTATGCTAAGTGCAATTGTACTGCAGGCAAGAAACAGTGTCAAACAAATCGCTGTAAATGTTACAAAGAAGGTCACAAGTGCGATAGTCGGGgccactctagtttaaattgtaagaataaaaaatgatataataataaaaatgtcgcattttagaattaagttttaattttgtaattatctcgttcctcaggttttagaaaataaagatTTACTCAAGAAACAggtttgtttttctgtctgttcattacggtgccactctagtttaaattgtaagaataaaaaattataaaataataaaaatgtcgcattttagaacacacacacacacgttcctcGGCTGGGCGGAGTCGGAGAGTTGTGATCCATAgcaggatcatttcagtcattacACCAAGAAAATCTATcgaaattttagtcattttgtaaattgtctgcgattttcagctgatttataaaatgactgggtgaactaggcagttcacaaattacctgaaataattagtcactttacaaattgtctggatttagcgattgactgtaacatatatatatatatgtgtgtgtgtgtgtgtgtgtgtgtgtgtgtgttttgtatttgtattgaaaagttgagacgtcaaattattatatagaatagaaatatggcaactcgatttgtagcaTTTGTATACTTTTACTAACAAAGACGGctctttactgtctgattcgctaaggtttgagaatgctccgcccatttcatagaagttgtaagaagagcaactccttgtccgttttgtcatgggaacactagagacatctgacgaaagatttcccttgagtgtcggcgttcttttgattctaactgtacctaaacggttgagagagagagagagagagagagagagagagagagagagagagagagagagagagagaaaacgtttaTTTGCTCTCAGAACTATTTTCTGATACAAAATATCTGTTTCAAGTATCTCCACCAATTTCCTTCACTTGGAAAAAAGTGCAAAAGTTTGGTGTACACACAACAGTTCCACCTtcacctaaaccagatggctctgtcaatcactgaccaaaggaaaaggtaaccattttggcagatgtgtttgacagtaagcagaataacgAGAAACTCAAATTCCCTCATTTCTGTTTTACTGAgtgtaaactaactagtttagcttttcaatctcgtaaaattaaagctctcttgttggaccttgatgcttatggaggtttagacccaaatagtatttttcttttgttttctataaagattgcagatttcttagctcaataGTCAtccgttattttttttcaagttagcaagaggaatagcttttagcacttgttggagaattggtaatgttactccactaagcaaatgtgtttgtggtagctcaagtccaactgattaccacccaatttacataactcccacattatctaaagttttttttacaCGTCTTTTACCAGAACGTCTTGATAGatttggtgaaggtaatcatctgttccctagtttgcaattcggttGTAGTAAAGGCTGCAGagaaatcccttgactgtagtCAAGAATCACGTATGATtcgcctagattttagtgctgcctttgaccatgttaatcatgaggccctagttttcaaaatcaaacagttggcaGTTAGTGgcttgtttcttagcatcattattgaatttttaagtaatagatcgcaaagggttgttctttaactttgtatgactcttttaaaattctaggtttgattcttgacagcatatttacttttgaggtcTGAGTCTTTttcaattatacaaaaaataaacttattgagtaagtctttcaagattttgtgtgatcaatctattccaaagaggtgttttaattcctttattctaccttgtttcaagtatgattctcctgtgtggtcttccgATGctaattctcatctaaatttgttggacagtaacttatggtgtgataattttttttttattcctgatctagatattaatccttggtaccgtcgttcagttagttcattgtgcatgtttcatgagtttttttttatataattttgaccattctttacattcagatctttccacaGAGTTTCATTcagtcgtaatactaggcatgtagttaattctgatagtcaggcctttcccatcataaggctcaatactacactatatcctaaaagttttattccagccgtgaccaagctgtgaaatgatcttcctaatcgggtagttgaatccttagaacttgaaaagttctacCTTGCAGAAAATATCCTTATGTAGAACAGGGtctcataagtccttttatagtttatatatgcaatatctggtaatattgttaatgattttaaaatatgttccttatttgttcattacttcttatatcgtttatctatctaCTTATTCCTTTCCTGatggggctatttttccatgttggagcctttggactcatccttgattttccaactagggttgtagctcagctagtaataataataataata
The DNA window shown above is from Palaemon carinicauda isolate YSFRI2023 chromosome 29, ASM3689809v2, whole genome shotgun sequence and carries:
- the LOC137622511 gene encoding uncharacterized protein, which codes for MVHQSSAPRNDSPEDFAQQDGSAEGSAYPVSPTCGQNPQGRLHQLQEDIALQRSRASAGQLAQAERMVKRSRLERVPGDPGDNVTIPIPLVDRGKGDPQNVIGVILDRNENDMYRIGVRDGILKGHYSRSQFDICSHQLYSIDEISADKEIGLHQAVQQSSRFGGQGYAKCNCTAGKKQCQTNRCKCYKEGHKCDSRGHSSLNLSPPISFTWKKVQKFGVHTTVPPSPKPDGSVNH